In Bradyrhizobium sp. 195, the sequence GGGGCGAGGCGCGCGTCATCGAGGACGACGAAGCGCTGACGACGTCGCTGATGCCGAAGGGCTATCGTGCCCGGCCCGAGCAGGTGATCCTGTTCAAGATCACGGCATGGGACACCAACTGCCCGCAGCATATCCCGCAGAAGTTCGACGCGGGGGATGTCGCGGCCGCGCTGGCGGCGCGGGATGCGAGGATCGCAGAGCTGGAGGCGGAAGTGGCGGCGATGAAGGGGGCGACGAGTTAAGCGGCCTTCTTCACCTTCCCCCGTATCCTCCGGTGTCATGCCCCGCCTAGTGCGCAATTGCGCACGGGGGCGGGGCATCCAGTACGCCGAGGCCTATCGGTCAATCACTACTGTCTCGGAGTACTGGATCGCCCGGTCAAGCCGGGCGATGACAGCTGAGTTTGCAGCGACGTCTCCGAAACTAAATCGCGCTCTCACCTTCGTGCTGGAAGCCGAGATAGCTGGCCGCGACGCGTTCATTCGCCGCGATGTCGCTGGCCTTGCCGCTGAGCACGAACTCGCCGAGCTCCATGACATAGGCCTGGTCCGCGATCTTCAGCGCGGCCTGCGCGTTCTGCTCGACCAGCAGGACGGAGACGCCGCTGGCGCGCAGCTCGGTGACGATGCGGAAAATGTCGGCGACGATGATCGGTGCGAGGCCGAGGCTCGGCTCGTCCAGCATCAGGAGCTTCGGCTCGCCCATCAGCGCGCGGCCCATCGCGAGCATCTGCTGCTCGCCGCCGGAGAGCGTGCCGGCGAGCTGCTTGCGGCGCTCCTTCAGCCGCGGAAACAGCGTGTAGACGCGCTCCATCGAGGCTTTCGCCTTGCTTCGCTCGATGCGAAAGGCCCCTAACTCGAGATTGTCCTCGACATTCATGGTCACGAACAATTCGCGGTGCTCCGGGACGAGACCGAGCCCCATCGCGACGCGGTCCTCGATGTCGAGCCGGGCGAGATCCTGCCCCGCAAAGGTGACGCGGCCCTTCAGTGGCAGGACGCCCATGATGGCGGAAAGCAGCGTGGTCTTGCCGGCGCCGTTGGCGCCGACGATGGTGACGATCTGGTTGTCGCCGACCTCGAGCGAGACCGAGCGCACCGCCTCGACCTTGCCATAGGCGACATGTGCGTCGGTGACGGACAACAGCGTGCTCATGCCGCCACTCCGAGATAGGCCTTGATCACTTCGGGGTTGGTCTTGATCGTGGCGGGGGTGCCCTCGGCGATCTTGGTGCCGAAATCGAGCACCACGATGCGGTCGGCGAGGTTCATGACGAAGCCCATGTCGTGCTCGACCAGCAGCACGCTCATGCCGCCGTCGCGCAATTCACGGAGCAGGGTGGCGAGCTGCTGCTTTTCCATATGGCGCAGGCCGGCGGCCGGCTCGTCGAGCAGCAGCAGCATCGGATCGACGCAGAGCGCGCGGGCGATCTCGACGATGCGCTGCTGGCCAAGCGATAGGCTGCCCGCGAGGTGGTGCATCTGCTCAGTGAGGCCGACACGCTCGATCTGGCGGGCGGCCTCCGCGAGCAGTTTTGCCTCATCGGCGCGGTCGAGCCGCAGCATCGAGGCGATCGGCCCCGAATGGCCGCGCAGATGCGCGCCGATCGCGACGTTTTCCAGCACGGTCATGTCAGGCACCAGCTTGACGTGCTGGAAGGTGCGGGAGATGCCGAGCTTGACGATCTCCTGCGGCGGCGCCTTGTCGACCTTCCTGCCCAGCACCGAGATCGAGCCTGAGGTGGCGGACAGCACGCCGGTGATCAGGTTGAAGGTCGTGCTCTTGCCGGCGCCGTTCGGGCCGATCAGCGCGACGATCTCGCGGGCCTGGACGTCGAAGGAGACGTTGTTGACCGCGACGACGCCACCAAACTGTTTTCGCGCTTTGTCGACCTGGAGCAGGACGCTGGACTGGCCGGGCGAGCGGGTGCGCTGCTCCAGCTTCAGGGAGGTGTCGGGCTTCTTGCCACGGGTAGATTCCGGCAGGAACGACATCAGCCACGGCCAGAGGCCGCCGGGCGCGAGCTGCAACAGGGCCACCAGCATGATGCCGAACACGATGGTCTCGACCTGTCCGGAGCCGGGCAGGATCAGCGGCAAATAGCTTTGCAGCACCTCTTTCAGGACGACGACGATCGCCGCGCCCAGGACGCCGCCCCAGACATAGCCGGCGCCGCCGACCACCGCGATGAAGAGGTATTCGATGCCGGCCTGGGCGCCGAACGGTGTCGGGTTTACCGCGCGCTGAAGATGCGCGTAGAGCCAGCCGGAGAGGCCGGCCAGGACCGCGGCATGGATGAACACCAGCAATTTGGCGCGCGGCGTGTGCACGCCGAACGCTTCGGCTGCGACATGGCCGCGGCGCAGCGCGCGGATGGCGCGGCCGGTGCGGGAATCCAGCAGGTTCATCGTCAGCAGCGCCGACACGATCACGGCGACCCAGATCGCGTAGTAGATCGAGCCGGGCGAGAGCATCTTGAACGTGCCGATCGAGAGCGGCGGGATTGCCGAGATGCCGTCGTTTCTCCCGAGGAATTCCAGCTTGCTGAACAGATAGAACAGCCCGAGCCCCCAGGCGAGGGTGCCGAGCGGCAGATAATGGCCGGAGAGGCGGACGGTAATCAGCCCGAGCAGCACCGCCAGCGAACCGCTGACGACGAGCGACAGCGGCAGCGTCAGCCAGGGCGACAGGCCATAGGCCGTCGACAGCACCGCGGTGGTGTAGGCGCCGAAGCCGACGAAGGCCGCCTGTCCGAACGAGGTCAGGCCGCCGACGCCGGTCAGCAGCACGAGGCCCATCGCGACCAGGGCCGCGAGACCGATATTGTCGAGCAGCACGATCCAGAACGGGGGCATCCCCGGGATGAACGGGATCGCCGCCATGAGAGCTGCGAAGGCGATGATGGGAAGCCGGCTCTGCATCTTGGCGTCAGTCCTTCTCTTCCTCGACCGCCGGCGCGGCGAGCGAGCGCAGCAGCAGCACTGGGATCAGCAACATGAAAACGATCACCTCCTTGTAGTTGGAGGCATAGAAGGACGAGAACGCCTCGACGAGGCCGACGACCAGCGCCGCGACGGCGGTCAAGGGGTAGCTGACGAGGCCGCCGATGATCGCGGCGACGAAACCCTTCAAGCCGATCAGGAAGCCGCTGTCATAATAGAGCGTCGTGATCGGCACGATCATGATGCCCGACAGCGCGCCGATGACGGATGCCAGCAGGAAGGCGATCTGCCCCGATAGTGTGGTGCGGATGCCCACGAGTCGCGCCCCCAGCCGGTTCACGGCGGTCGCGCGCAGCGCCTTGCCGTAGAGCGTCAGGCCGAAGAACAGCCAGAGCCCGACGATGAAGGCGATGGTGATGCCGTAGACGGTGAGGCTCTGGCCGGTAAAGCGCAGCGCGCCGGCGGTGAAGGCGCCGGACAGCACGGCTGGTCCGCGCTGACCTTCGGCGCCGAAGAACAGGAGGCCCAGTCCCTGCAGCGCGAGGTGGACGCCCACCGAGGCGATCAGCAGCACCAGCACGGACGTGTGCGCCAGCGGCTGGAATGCGACGCGGTAGAGATAGAGGCCGATCATCGCCACGATCACCAGCGACAGCGCGATGCTGACCGCGACCGGCGGCTTCTGAGCGGCGAAATACACGGTCAGCGCCAGCACGATGGCCGGCAGCACAATGTTGGTGACAGCGCTGCGCAGGATCAGCCGCCCGTGCAGCGCCTTGCGCGCCACGAACAGGTCGAAGGCGAAAGCGCCGATGCCCAGCGC encodes:
- a CDS encoding ABC transporter ATP-binding protein; this encodes MSTLLSVTDAHVAYGKVEAVRSVSLEVGDNQIVTIVGANGAGKTTLLSAIMGVLPLKGRVTFAGQDLARLDIEDRVAMGLGLVPEHRELFVTMNVEDNLELGAFRIERSKAKASMERVYTLFPRLKERRKQLAGTLSGGEQQMLAMGRALMGEPKLLMLDEPSLGLAPIIVADIFRIVTELRASGVSVLLVEQNAQAALKIADQAYVMELGEFVLSGKASDIAANERVAASYLGFQHEGESAI
- a CDS encoding branched-chain amino acid ABC transporter ATP-binding protein/permease, whose translation is MQSRLPIIAFAALMAAIPFIPGMPPFWIVLLDNIGLAALVAMGLVLLTGVGGLTSFGQAAFVGFGAYTTAVLSTAYGLSPWLTLPLSLVVSGSLAVLLGLITVRLSGHYLPLGTLAWGLGLFYLFSKLEFLGRNDGISAIPPLSIGTFKMLSPGSIYYAIWVAVIVSALLTMNLLDSRTGRAIRALRRGHVAAEAFGVHTPRAKLLVFIHAAVLAGLSGWLYAHLQRAVNPTPFGAQAGIEYLFIAVVGGAGYVWGGVLGAAIVVVLKEVLQSYLPLILPGSGQVETIVFGIMLVALLQLAPGGLWPWLMSFLPESTRGKKPDTSLKLEQRTRSPGQSSVLLQVDKARKQFGGVVAVNNVSFDVQAREIVALIGPNGAGKSTTFNLITGVLSATSGSISVLGRKVDKAPPQEIVKLGISRTFQHVKLVPDMTVLENVAIGAHLRGHSGPIASMLRLDRADEAKLLAEAARQIERVGLTEQMHHLAGSLSLGQQRIVEIARALCVDPMLLLLDEPAAGLRHMEKQQLATLLRELRDGGMSVLLVEHDMGFVMNLADRIVVLDFGTKIAEGTPATIKTNPEVIKAYLGVAA
- a CDS encoding branched-chain amino acid ABC transporter permease, which encodes MNTTIMLFLVQDGITNGAIYALLGLALVLVFAVTRVILIPQGEFVTYGALTYASLAAGQMPGTAKLALALGIGAFAFDLFVARKALHGRLILRSAVTNIVLPAIVLALTVYFAAQKPPVAVSIALSLVIVAMIGLYLYRVAFQPLAHTSVLVLLIASVGVHLALQGLGLLFFGAEGQRGPAVLSGAFTAGALRFTGQSLTVYGITIAFIVGLWLFFGLTLYGKALRATAVNRLGARLVGIRTTLSGQIAFLLASVIGALSGIMIVPITTLYYDSGFLIGLKGFVAAIIGGLVSYPLTAVAALVVGLVEAFSSFYASNYKEVIVFMLLIPVLLLRSLAAPAVEEEKD